A DNA window from Trypanosoma brucei brucei TREU927 chromosome 11 chr11_scaffold01 genomic scaffold, whole genome shotgun sequence contains the following coding sequences:
- a CDS encoding variant surface glycoprotein (GPI-Anchor Signal predicted for Tb11.35.0001 by DGPI v2.04 with cleavage site probability 0.22799999 near 490), translated as MHTTTAAALILTLTAAMQRHASATAGDVVKGASWTPLCSITADSEKLAANLLQNLIQNARDGETALQRLLRALVYNEATGGQPLSNATMAVWSLYAEVAGRAAARIQQTEAKAVVTAARNIGRLQGAISEFLESQADASADNKGCLQAAAGTTAVIVGKQQLYREQPTCKMSWDEVKNEKTTTSVITATGIKHTNSGGQENGQTIHSGQGTDCDISQPQSSFKLTYGSRGNDVAGHVPKLAAGYFTVDATGFKIPKHDTLQDATTASPYLGKAIEAVTAVPAKEAATSIKTIAELKAHQDFKGPARRYLLGKKLTETDGDTQLEEKITNAYVNDDNAKKALFEAVDAYQIHDNLRPSPADDTLGKITSIHILMHLYFHYRSAREQAIQNRMQKLQEKAKHASDTISTEEKEKECNTKGKDDEEACKKLAKDGCVFNPKGNEGKKCELKKEVKAEPEKEKENEEKDKKTDSKCTGKEQKDCEKAPECKLENNACKNSIFLVNKKPVLMADAFADL; from the coding sequence ATGCACACAACGACAGCGGCCGCTCTGATCCTAACGCTGACTGCTGCAATGCAAAGACATGCCAGCGCGACAGCTGGCGATGTTGTAAAAGGAGCCAGCTGGACACCCCTATGCTCTATTACAGCTGACTCAGAGAAATTAGCCGCGAACCTGCTGCAAAACCTGATACAAAATGCCCGAGATGGTGAAACAGCGCTGCAACGCTTGCTGCGGGCACTCGTGTATAACGAAGCAACAGGCGGCCAGCCACTAAGCAATGCGACAATGGCAGTCTGGTCGCTATATGCTGAGGTAGCGGGCAGAGCAGCTGCGAGGATACAACAAACAGAAGCCAAAGCGGTAGTAACAGCAGCGCGAAACATAGGGCGTCTGCAAGGGGCCATTAGCGAATTCCTTGAAAGTCAAGCCGACGCGTCGGCTGACAACAAAGGCTGCCTCCAAGCAGCCGCAGGCACAACCGCCGTCATCGTTGGCAAACAACAGCTCTACAGGGAACAACCGACGTGCAAGATGTCGTGGGACGAGgtcaaaaacgaaaaaacaacCACCAGCGTTATAACAGCAACAGGGATCAAGCACACCAACAGCGGCGGCCAAGAGAATGGTCAGACGATACACAGCGGGCAGGGCACAGACTGCGACATATCACAACCACAATCGAGCTTCAAGCTAACGTACGGCAGCAGAGGCAACGACGTAGCGGGTCACGTGCCTAAGTTAGCGGCCGGCTACTTCACAGTAGATGCCACGGGCTTTAAAATACCGAAACACGACACACTGCAGGACGCAACAACAGCCAGCCCGTACTTAGGGAAGGCGATCGAAGCAGTAACAGCGGTGCCCGCAAAAGAGGCAGCGACCAGCATAAAGACGATCGCCGAACTCAAAGCACACCAGGACTTCAAAGGCCCAGCCCGACGGTATTTACTTGGCAAAAAGCTGACGGAGACAGACGGCGATACACAACTGGAAGAGAAGATAACAAACGCATACGTGAACGATGACAACGCGAAGAAAGCTTTATTTGAAGCAGTGGACGCATACCAAATACATGATAACCTGCGGCCAAGCCCAGCTGACGACACACTCGGTAAGATCACTAGCATTCATATCCTAATGCACCTATACTTTCACTACAGGTCGGCGCGCGAGCAGGCAATTCAAAACCGAATGCAGAAACTACAGGAAAAAGCGAAACACGCGTCGGACACAATATctacagaagaaaaggagaaggaatgCAATACCAAAGGCAAGGACGACGAAGAAGCGTGCAAAAAACTAGCCAAAGATGGGTGCGTTTTTAACCCCAAAGGAAACGAGGGCAAAAAGTGTGAGTTGAAAAAGGAGGTGAAAGCTGAgccagaaaaggaaaaagagaatgaagaaaaagataaaaaaactGACTCAAAGTGCacaggaaaagaacaaaaagactGCGAAAAGGCTCCTGAATGCAAATtggaaaataatgcttgcaAGAATTCCATTTTTCTCGTAAATAAGAAACCTGTTCTGATGGCTGATGCTTTTGCGGATTTGTAA